A stretch of Branchiostoma lanceolatum isolate klBraLanc5 chromosome 14, klBraLanc5.hap2, whole genome shotgun sequence DNA encodes these proteins:
- the LOC136448917 gene encoding uncharacterized protein isoform X1 produces MAQEIADGQKQSEVERLVELYDLQPHPEGGWFKETFRSTAHCQNEHLHGNKDSRVATVCYYLLPKNGMSHWHRLASDEIWLYHDGGCLKIHMIDEKGVYSSAVLGSSLEHPEARYGVSVPAEVWLAAEPTNGGNFSLISCMVAPGFEWKGFEMGREEDLVTSFPHLVDIIKPYCQP; encoded by the exons ATGGCCCAGGAAATAGCGGACGGACAAAAACAAAG TGAGGTTGAGCGACTTGTAGAGCTGTATGATCTGCAACCGCATCCAGAGGGAGGCTGGTTCAAAGAAACCTTCAGGTCGACGGCTCATTGTCAG AATGAACACCTTCACGGAAACAAAGACTCCAGGGTTGCCACAGTTTGCTACTACCTCCTACCGAAGAATGGTATGTCCCACTGGCACCGGCTAGCGTCAGACGAGATCTGGCTGTACCACGATGGCGGATGTCTCAAG ATTCATATGATTGACGAAAAAGGTGTCTACTCCTCAGCTGTTCTCGGGAGCAGTCTAGAACATCCCGAGGCCAGGTACGGGGTCTCCGTGCCCGCGGAGGTCTGGCTTGCTGCGGAACCGACAAACGGGGGAAACTTTTCTCTCATCAGCTGTATGGTTGCACCag GTTTTGAATGGAAGGGGTTTGAGATGGGCAGGGAAGAGGACCTGGTGACGTCATTTCCACATCTGGTTGACATCATCAAACCGTACTGCCAGCCGTAG
- the LOC136448718 gene encoding uncharacterized protein, producing the protein MSSIASDVSVLIPFSDGNLEEKQELLRCPLVKVQKVAFSNINDNERLLDYVQRVKEIVKDNSVNNVLALSDISTFVHSAIARDFHGLPGPSVEACFLAFHKAYTRQYMDPAANTTPYAVVDLDSGYQWSFYEEYVDITKFPLALRDVVVVEPFVEAENFYTVDGCVIDGKIVHWAITDSLRYDEQDARFVTMICPTTLNDDQQKPIWDLYDAVMTRMIQFGFNNSFAHIEVFQMKDKQLKLIEVNARASRHHQALYSACFEKGRMDYVSLSAGRGIQHTPPIPTGTHGIMYLVKFRELERAGNLMDFDQIQRLKTDPDVRFILTAGPDEEVTDFFGSTGGHFCMVLAYGNTRMAAIRKLAEVLRLTVKKLEKLTYPISCETRGLREKRSSAGFMSVTM; encoded by the exons ATGTCTTCAATCGCTAGTGACGTTTCCGTACTGATCCCGTTCTCTGACGGAAACCTGGAAGAAAAACAGGAGCTGCTTCGTTGTCCATTGGTAAAG GTCCAGAAAGTTGCGTTTAGCAATATCAATGACAACGAGCGACTACTGGACTATGTTCAACGAGTAAAGGAA ATCGTGAAAGACAACAGTGTCAACAACGTCCTGGCCCTGAGTGACATCTCCACGTTTGTGCATTCTGCCATCGCCAGAGACTTCCACGGCTTACCCGGCCCAAGCGTGGAGGCGTGCTTCCTTGCTTTCCACAAAGCTTACACAAGGCAATACATGGACCCAGCCGCTAACACCACTCCCTACGCCGTGGTAGATCTAGATTCTGGATATCAATG GAGTTTTTACGAGGAGTATGTGGATATAACGAAGTTCCCTCTCGCGCTACGCGATGTCGTGGTCGTCGAGCCCTTCGTGGAGGCGGAAAACTTCTACACTGTAGACGGCTGTGTCATCGATGGAAAGATCGTGCACTGGGCG ATTACGGACAGTCTCCGCTATGACGAGCAGGACGCCAGGTTTGTGACCATGATCTGTCCGACTACCCTTAATGACGATCAGCAGAAACCGATTTGGGACCTTTATGACGCCGTGATGACCAGGATGATCCAGTTCGGCTTCAACAATTCCTTCGCCCACATCGAAGTCTTCCAGATGAAAGACAAGCAG CTCAAGTTGATCGAAGTCAATGCACGGGCTTCAAGGCATCACCAGGCACTATACTCTGCGTGCTTCGAGAAAGGACGGATGGACTACGTAAGCCTGTCCGCCGGTCGCGGCATCCAGCACACTCCGCCTATCCCGACCGGGACACACGGTATCATGTACCTGGTCAAGTTCAGGGAGTTGGAGAGGGCCGGGAATCTGATGGACTTTGATCAG ATTCAAAGATTGAAGACGGATCCAGACGTGCGTTTTATCCTGACTGCCGGGCCCGATGAAGAAGTGACGGATTTCTTCGGCAGTACGGGCGGTCACTTCTGTATGGTCCTGGCGTACGGGAACACAAGGATGGCCGCCATCCGGAAACTGGCGGAAGTTTTGCGGCTCACAGTCAAGAAGCTGGAGAAACTGACATATCCGATCTCCTGTGAGACCCGGGGCTTGCGAGAAAAGAGAAGTTCTGCTGGATTCATGTCTGTAACAATGTAA
- the LOC136448628 gene encoding transport and Golgi organization 2 homolog: protein MCIVFLKFDPHRKSGGYKIVMAANRDEFFNRPSKSAHFWGENPRVLSGVDMKPGKEGGTWVGMAENGRLSAITNILQSSPVPHAKGRGYLITDFLRGNQTPLAYLENLPEEGHGFNAFNLLTMDLSESASLAYYSNVSHDTPEILPPGQYVVSNSLLQTPLQKTIHGEKIFQELLQDKEEGDEDSFIRGLLKLLDNSVQFPDDPLVALQGTPLPEMVRDGFSAICVRTPKEANYGTRTNTVVLVDGDNHVTFVEKTLKVPVDVKKFEWEVNKFEFNVRQSQ from the exons ATGTGTATCGTTTTCCTGAAGTTTGATCCACACCGGAAAAGTGGTGGGTACAAAATCGTCATGGCTGCCAACAGAGATGAGTTCTTCAACCGGCCCTCCAAGTCAGCGCATTTCTGGGGAGAAAACCCAAGGGTTCTCAGCGGCGTAGATATGAAACCAG GGAAAGAAGGCGGTACTTGGGTGGGTATGGCAGAGAATGGTCGCCTGTCAGCGATCACCAACATCCTTCAGTCCTCACCAGTCCCCCATGCAAAAGGGAGAGGCTATCTCATCACTGACTTCTTAAGGGGGAACCAAACACCGCTGGCGTATCTGGAAAACCTCCCTGAAGAAGGGCATGGGTTCAATGCTTTCAACCTATTGACCATGGATCTTTCTGAGTCTGCAAGTTTGGCGTACTACAGTAATGTTTCTCACGACACTCCAGAAATCTTACCGCCTGGCCAGTACGTCGTCAGTAACTCCTTACTACAAACGCCACTTCAGAAGACGATCCACGGAGAGAAGATATTCCAAGAACTCTTACAGGACAAGGAAGAGGGTGACGAAGATTCTTTCATCAGAGGTCTTTTGAAACTCCTGGATAATAGTGTGCAGTTCCCTGACGACCCGCTAGTGGCGTTGCAGGGAACCCCACTTCCAGAGATGGTTCGCGATGGTTTTTCTGCCATTTGTGTCCGGACACCGAAAGAAGCGAACTATGGAACAAGAACAAATACAGTTGTTCTCGTCGACGGGGACAATCACGTGACATTTGTGGAGAAGACGTTGAAAGTGCCTGTCGATGTTAAGAAATTTGAATGGGAGGTGAAC
- the LOC136448905 gene encoding folic acid synthesis protein FOL1-like isoform X2 has protein sequence MSQGTCKLSSGGHCDVIEIDNLRCRTEIGISQHEIGTKQEVVISIRLGCDVRKAGKSDDIIDSVNYGDVSKDVIGYVESTSFNLVEKLATDVARICITLYKVQWVQVRVHKPQALRFADSVGVKIERTPEDFNDSVVYLSLGSNIEPRKNLRNAIAFLKEKALVLKTSSPFLTPPQLQTNQPDIVNMAVQILTEMAPTQLKTFTSGIEKKLLRVRDPNNKHGPRTIDIDISLWGAEVLEYSIVDEEGLTNHSSPNGHILEKKKVPDPDVLRFAHVAVPLAEISPHLKHPTNGSTLASIARDVTGREDYANTFPIVDLFR, from the exons ATGTCCCAAGGTACTTGTAAACTTTCTAGTGGAGGACACTGTGATGTCATCGAGATAGACAACCTGCGATGCCGTACAGAGATAGGCATCAGTCAACACGAGATAGGGACGAAACAAGAGGTTGTCATCAGTATTCGCCTGGGGTGTGACGTGCGAAAAGCAGGCAAAAGTGATGACATCATTGATTCCGTGAACTACGGCGATGTTTCAAAAGACGTCATCGGTTACGTGGAGTCAACATCCTTTAATTTGGTGGAGAAACTAGCGACTGATGTCGCCAGAATCTGCATCACCCTCTACAAG GTTCAATGGGTCCAAGTACGAGTCCACAAACCACAGGCATTACGCTTCGCTGACTCTGTCGGTGTTAAGATAGAGAGAACACCGGAGGATTTCAACGACAGCGTGGTCTATCTCTCCCTCGGGTCTAACATCGAGCCCAGGAAGAACCTGAGAAACGCCATCGCCTTCTTAAAGGAGAAAGCCTTGGTTCTGAAGACGTCTTCGCCGTTTCTAACCCCCCCTCAGCTGCAAACCAACCAACCGGATATTGTCAACATGGCGGTTCAAATCCTGACGGAAATGGCGCCAACACAACTGAAAACCTTTACTTCGGGAATTGAAAAGAAGCTGCTGCGCGTGCGCGACCCTAACAACAAACACGGACCCCGTACCATTGACATTGACATCTCTCTCTGGGGGGCAGAGGTGTTGGAATATAGCATCGTCGATGAGGAAGGattgaccaatcacagctcGCCTAACGGCCACATTCTTGAAAAGAAAAAGGTGCCTGACCCTGACGTTCTTCGGTTCGCTCATGTGGCCGTGCCATTGGCTGAGATCTCTCCCCATCTGAAGCACCCAACCAATGGCAGCACGCTAGCCTCCATCGCCAGGGACGTAACGGGTCGCGAGGATTATGCTAATACGTTTCCCATCGTGGATCTCTTCCGTTAG
- the LOC136448905 gene encoding folic acid synthesis protein FOL1-like isoform X1, with the protein MQAALKEVSSKMSQGTCKLSSGGHCDVIEIDNLRCRTEIGISQHEIGTKQEVVISIRLGCDVRKAGKSDDIIDSVNYGDVSKDVIGYVESTSFNLVEKLATDVARICITLYKVQWVQVRVHKPQALRFADSVGVKIERTPEDFNDSVVYLSLGSNIEPRKNLRNAIAFLKEKALVLKTSSPFLTPPQLQTNQPDIVNMAVQILTEMAPTQLKTFTSGIEKKLLRVRDPNNKHGPRTIDIDISLWGAEVLEYSIVDEEGLTNHSSPNGHILEKKKVPDPDVLRFAHVAVPLAEISPHLKHPTNGSTLASIARDVTGREDYANTFPIVDLFR; encoded by the exons atgcaggccGCTCTCAAGGAGGTGTCCTCAAAA ATGTCCCAAGGTACTTGTAAACTTTCTAGTGGAGGACACTGTGATGTCATCGAGATAGACAACCTGCGATGCCGTACAGAGATAGGCATCAGTCAACACGAGATAGGGACGAAACAAGAGGTTGTCATCAGTATTCGCCTGGGGTGTGACGTGCGAAAAGCAGGCAAAAGTGATGACATCATTGATTCCGTGAACTACGGCGATGTTTCAAAAGACGTCATCGGTTACGTGGAGTCAACATCCTTTAATTTGGTGGAGAAACTAGCGACTGATGTCGCCAGAATCTGCATCACCCTCTACAAG GTTCAATGGGTCCAAGTACGAGTCCACAAACCACAGGCATTACGCTTCGCTGACTCTGTCGGTGTTAAGATAGAGAGAACACCGGAGGATTTCAACGACAGCGTGGTCTATCTCTCCCTCGGGTCTAACATCGAGCCCAGGAAGAACCTGAGAAACGCCATCGCCTTCTTAAAGGAGAAAGCCTTGGTTCTGAAGACGTCTTCGCCGTTTCTAACCCCCCCTCAGCTGCAAACCAACCAACCGGATATTGTCAACATGGCGGTTCAAATCCTGACGGAAATGGCGCCAACACAACTGAAAACCTTTACTTCGGGAATTGAAAAGAAGCTGCTGCGCGTGCGCGACCCTAACAACAAACACGGACCCCGTACCATTGACATTGACATCTCTCTCTGGGGGGCAGAGGTGTTGGAATATAGCATCGTCGATGAGGAAGGattgaccaatcacagctcGCCTAACGGCCACATTCTTGAAAAGAAAAAGGTGCCTGACCCTGACGTTCTTCGGTTCGCTCATGTGGCCGTGCCATTGGCTGAGATCTCTCCCCATCTGAAGCACCCAACCAATGGCAGCACGCTAGCCTCCATCGCCAGGGACGTAACGGGTCGCGAGGATTATGCTAATACGTTTCCCATCGTGGATCTCTTCCGTTAG